From the Streptomyces sp. KMM 9044 genome, one window contains:
- a CDS encoding GAF domain-containing protein gives MSHHPTDPYRTPQATPPARSLPRRDMRDATRAPFTPPGAALTTQPAQQAELAQRYELLARLGVPTVANEDFDDLARDMAEQAGFLYGFVNLFLEEQTFVGLHQPPADSGYVIVGRTMSRDHGWCPEVMTRRKALPLHDVHASPRFSGNAVVDAVGIRSYFGAPLIHDSGTVLGTVCVIDPEKRPLSEARRLRDIVINAGTQVMDLISRAPVR, from the coding sequence ATGTCACACCACCCCACCGACCCCTACCGCACACCGCAGGCCACCCCGCCCGCACGATCCTTGCCGCGACGCGACATGCGGGACGCCACCCGCGCCCCGTTCACCCCGCCAGGCGCCGCCCTCACCACCCAGCCGGCCCAGCAAGCGGAGCTGGCGCAGCGCTACGAGCTGCTCGCACGGCTGGGCGTTCCCACCGTGGCCAACGAGGACTTCGACGACCTGGCCCGCGACATGGCTGAGCAGGCTGGGTTCCTGTACGGATTCGTCAACCTGTTCCTGGAGGAGCAGACCTTCGTCGGACTGCACCAGCCGCCCGCGGACAGCGGGTACGTCATCGTCGGGCGCACCATGAGCCGCGACCACGGCTGGTGCCCGGAGGTCATGACCCGCAGGAAGGCCCTGCCGCTGCACGACGTGCACGCCAGTCCGCGCTTCAGCGGCAACGCGGTGGTCGACGCGGTCGGGATCCGCTCCTACTTCGGCGCCCCCCTCATCCACGACAGCGGCACCGTGCTGGGCACGGTGTGCGTCATCGACCCCGAGAAGCGGCCCCTGAGCGAGGCCCGCCGTCTGCGGGACATCGTCATCAACGCCGGCACCCAGGTGATGGACCTCATCTCCCGCGCGCCCGTCCGCTAG
- a CDS encoding acyl-CoA dehydrogenase family protein codes for MSATPTTPPPALRPYLTARHDLLWQEADAFAAEHVAVRTARMEAAPGRVERKVAELMATRGWFAVTVPAVFGGLGAGHVAKTVLVHRIARVSAAAAVILQATLIPVGALLHFATYEQKGRWLPRVADGSLLLSIAVTEPLAGGHIGGIETTAERVGNEWVITGSKIHIGNCHIAGAHLVVARTAAPGVSTSQALTAFMVEADRPGLSIPDHRPGLGLHGFSAGRLDLDHVHVPDDNVVGEVGQGLAVAQSSSILYGRPNLAAVSLGIHEAVVDTTTTRLKTRPRYRGTLSDLPVLRDRIGGMEARLRAGRILAYQSVHLLDQGLPCDADLINAKYLGHQWAMQSTQDAMELHGAHALDRDYVLQRLWRDIQHTYPPAGTGEVQRIRLADAAFDENHIQWSERLAAEAAWARPDPTAA; via the coding sequence ATGTCCGCTACACCCACCACGCCGCCGCCGGCGCTGCGTCCCTATCTCACCGCCCGCCACGACCTGTTGTGGCAGGAGGCGGACGCCTTCGCGGCCGAGCACGTCGCGGTGCGCACCGCGCGGATGGAGGCCGCTCCGGGCAGGGTGGAGCGCAAGGTCGCCGAACTGATGGCCACGCGGGGCTGGTTCGCCGTCACCGTCCCGGCGGTCTTCGGCGGGCTGGGCGCCGGACACGTGGCCAAGACTGTCCTGGTCCACCGCATCGCGCGGGTCTCGGCGGCTGCCGCGGTCATCCTGCAGGCCACCTTGATCCCCGTGGGTGCCCTGCTGCACTTCGCTACCTACGAGCAGAAGGGCCGTTGGCTGCCCCGGGTCGCGGACGGTTCCCTGCTGCTGTCGATCGCCGTGACCGAACCGCTCGCCGGCGGACACATCGGCGGCATCGAGACCACCGCCGAACGCGTCGGCAACGAGTGGGTGATCACCGGCAGCAAGATCCACATCGGCAACTGCCACATCGCGGGGGCCCACCTCGTCGTCGCCCGCACCGCCGCGCCCGGCGTGAGCACCTCCCAGGCACTGACCGCGTTCATGGTCGAAGCCGACCGCCCCGGACTCTCCATCCCCGACCACCGACCCGGCCTCGGACTGCACGGCTTCTCCGCCGGCCGACTCGACCTCGACCACGTCCACGTCCCCGACGACAACGTGGTCGGTGAAGTCGGCCAGGGCCTGGCCGTAGCACAGAGCAGCAGCATCCTCTACGGCCGCCCCAACCTGGCCGCCGTCAGCCTCGGCATCCACGAAGCCGTCGTGGACACCACCACCACGCGACTCAAGACCCGTCCCCGCTACCGGGGCACCCTGTCCGACCTGCCCGTCCTGCGGGACCGCATCGGCGGCATGGAGGCCCGGCTGCGCGCCGGCCGGATACTCGCCTACCAGTCCGTGCACCTCCTCGACCAGGGCTTGCCCTGCGACGCCGACCTGATCAACGCCAAGTACCTCGGACACCAGTGGGCCATGCAGTCCACCCAGGACGCCATGGAGCTGCACGGCGCCCACGCCCTCGACCGCGACTACGTCCTCCAGCGCCTGTGGCGCGACATCCAGCACACCTACCCACCGGCCGGCACCGGCGAAGTCCAGCGCATACGCCTGGCCGACGCCGCCTTCGACGAGAACCACATCCAGTGGTCCGAACGCCTCGCCGCCGAAGCCGCCTGGGCACGACCCGACCCGACCGCCGCATGA
- a CDS encoding LuxR C-terminal-related transcriptional regulator translates to MTTSAPITPLTPTLQRVAQHLAGGLAPKEIATQTGLSAVTVRQYIRDIRESLHCPPRCKLPVIVHRLFTARQVAPPTADRPAPKLGSDQLLLLRAVAEHSDARDIAVAAKIAPADQRAALDQLLADTGAQDTTQLVILAHGWNLLPAEPTRSGASQ, encoded by the coding sequence GTGACGACCAGCGCACCCATCACACCCCTGACGCCGACCCTGCAGCGCGTCGCCCAGCACCTGGCAGGCGGCCTCGCGCCGAAGGAGATCGCCACGCAGACCGGGCTGTCGGCCGTGACCGTCCGCCAGTACATCCGTGACATTCGTGAAAGCCTCCACTGCCCGCCGCGCTGTAAGCTCCCTGTGATCGTGCACCGCCTGTTCACTGCCCGGCAGGTGGCCCCTCCTACGGCGGACAGGCCCGCCCCGAAGCTCGGCTCGGACCAGCTGCTGCTGCTGCGAGCCGTCGCGGAGCACAGCGACGCCCGCGACATCGCCGTCGCCGCCAAGATCGCCCCCGCCGACCAGCGCGCCGCGCTCGACCAGCTCCTCGCCGACACGGGCGCACAGGACACCACCCAGCTGGTGATCCTGGCGCACGGCTGGAACCTGCTGCCGGCCGAGCCGACGCGGAGCGGAGCGAGCCAGTGA
- a CDS encoding DUF6624 domain-containing protein, whose translation MTTAEPRRPDLARELISRAAQSAAHRAKRVRIQLNAVQLGQGRHTDHANTKILGRILADHDWPGHRLVGPRGARAAWSIALHSDDDPAFQRAATILLGRAVQAGDALVQHWAHLHDRALITSGRDQEYGTQLLLSADGIELCPLSAPASVDARRATVGLPPLAIALKAVRRRYTPDSSADEAPTLVLAGAA comes from the coding sequence GTGACGACCGCCGAGCCCCGACGACCCGACCTCGCCCGCGAACTGATCTCCCGCGCAGCCCAGTCGGCCGCGCACAGGGCGAAACGAGTACGCATTCAGCTCAACGCCGTCCAACTCGGCCAGGGCCGTCATACCGACCACGCCAACACCAAGATCCTGGGCCGCATCCTGGCCGACCACGACTGGCCCGGCCATCGTCTCGTCGGCCCCCGCGGGGCCCGCGCCGCCTGGAGCATCGCCCTGCACAGCGACGACGATCCCGCCTTCCAGCGCGCCGCCACCATCCTGCTCGGGCGTGCGGTCCAGGCCGGCGACGCGCTCGTCCAGCACTGGGCGCACCTGCACGACCGCGCCCTCATCACCAGCGGGCGCGACCAGGAGTACGGCACCCAGCTCCTGCTGAGCGCCGACGGGATCGAGCTGTGCCCGCTGAGCGCGCCGGCGTCCGTCGACGCGCGCAGGGCGACCGTGGGTCTGCCGCCGCTTGCCATCGCTCTCAAGGCGGTGCGCCGCCGCTACACGCCGGACAGCTCCGCCGATGAAGCCCCGACCCTCGTCCTCGCGGGGGCCGCGTGA
- a CDS encoding DUF6082 family protein has protein sequence MKLTTAVLTSGAAVSLTTAVVGAVRLRQDARHQAERNEVVLARNQLDWLAQMSTTPDLAKLWTPADMDVEEYMQLLKANQLICMLSLRNRLGFVRAGHLPWYAAKLMEGDVCQRYWKRFGGLRAEEAEGDEQAEHFTRVLDRAAKNHPRAQAAAA, from the coding sequence ATGAAGCTCACCACCGCCGTCCTGACTTCCGGTGCGGCCGTCTCTCTCACCACCGCCGTGGTCGGAGCCGTCCGACTCAGGCAGGACGCGCGGCACCAGGCCGAGCGCAACGAGGTGGTTCTCGCCCGCAATCAGCTCGACTGGCTGGCACAGATGTCCACCACCCCCGACCTCGCCAAGCTCTGGACACCCGCGGACATGGACGTCGAGGAGTACATGCAGCTGCTGAAGGCCAACCAGCTCATCTGCATGCTCAGTCTGCGCAACCGCCTCGGCTTCGTCCGTGCCGGGCACCTGCCGTGGTACGCCGCGAAGCTGATGGAGGGCGACGTCTGCCAGCGCTACTGGAAGCGGTTCGGCGGCCTCCGAGCCGAGGAGGCCGAGGGCGATGAGCAGGCCGAGCACTTCACCCGGGTGCTGGACCGGGCCGCCAAAAATCACCCGCGGGCGCAAGCCGCTGCGGCCTGA
- a CDS encoding FxLD family lanthipeptide, with the protein MTAIQAERPTAPAQADLVKADDDPFGLDITFIEGTPATETVLMCSTGDTCGSSCPSACTTS; encoded by the coding sequence ATGACCGCCATCCAGGCCGAGAGGCCGACCGCTCCCGCGCAGGCGGACCTCGTGAAGGCCGACGACGACCCGTTCGGGCTCGACATCACCTTCATCGAGGGCACACCGGCAACCGAGACGGTCCTGATGTGCAGTACGGGCGACACCTGCGGCAGCTCCTGCCCCAGCGCCTGCACCACCTCATAA
- a CDS encoding lantibiotic dehydratase family protein has product MTRHRPSLYEATGQPMLRAAVHTTEPAMPPWPSSMAPAEAWRAWLSSVWSDADFRRTVSQASPHLAEQVLSIIDGRTPKVRRMRRAALATARYAIRYARRSTPYGLFAGVAPLAFDQTTSVRIGDEHQAVARSEPAGLEEVLSGWESNAARMADTEVCVNTLIRQCDQHIHVPSEGDAAFRIALSPALRLVLDLARSPIGYRQLSDKLAAEFLDVSGTARDRLLGELLQVRVLRSSLRAPATVVDPIDVLPPAARAHAADLRTACDLRLDADVGLPEQVLTEVETAATVLARLVTHPNGTPTWRRWIEQFSERYGENTTVPVEVATDPDRGVGFPAGFVTASEPPRPMSRRDRLLLELAGTAAAEGSRTVAVTGAVIEELEAAAGAKPHDLAPHLELAAQVHAPSVPALDRGDFRLRVLTVSRSAGSMTGRFWHLFPGTETAYANLPTVDPQAELAQLSFHAGRVLADLLTRAPQALPRVVSVGEFRRPAPHVLFPRDLSVTLADGRPQLVETATGKPLELLAPTAINFLWNNYTPPMARFLGEISRAASPQVTWFDWGAAWTLPFTPALTYRRTILTAARWKIRSRTLPARTAPIQQWADQLHAWRSRFRVPERVLLAEDDQQLPLDLSRDVDLDLLRAHLDASPFGIATLHEAPPPDADGWIGDRAHSIVVPLARRS; this is encoded by the coding sequence ATGACACGGCACCGGCCCAGCCTGTACGAGGCCACGGGGCAGCCCATGCTGCGCGCCGCGGTCCACACGACCGAGCCCGCCATGCCGCCCTGGCCGTCATCCATGGCGCCCGCGGAGGCGTGGCGCGCGTGGCTGAGTTCGGTGTGGTCCGACGCCGACTTTCGCCGGACCGTGTCGCAGGCGAGCCCTCACCTCGCCGAGCAGGTGTTGTCGATCATCGATGGCCGCACACCGAAGGTACGACGGATGCGCCGGGCGGCGCTGGCCACCGCCCGCTACGCGATCCGCTATGCGCGCCGCTCCACCCCTTACGGCCTGTTCGCCGGCGTCGCCCCGCTCGCCTTCGACCAGACCACGTCCGTCCGCATCGGTGACGAGCATCAGGCCGTGGCCCGTTCCGAGCCGGCCGGGCTCGAGGAAGTCCTCAGCGGCTGGGAGAGCAACGCCGCGCGCATGGCCGACACCGAGGTCTGCGTCAACACCCTGATCCGGCAGTGCGACCAGCACATCCACGTGCCCTCCGAGGGAGACGCCGCCTTCCGCATCGCTCTGAGCCCCGCACTGCGTCTCGTCCTCGACCTGGCCCGATCACCGATCGGGTACCGCCAGTTGTCCGACAAGCTGGCCGCGGAGTTCCTCGACGTGAGCGGCACCGCGCGCGACCGGCTGCTGGGTGAACTGTTGCAGGTGCGGGTGCTGCGCTCCTCGCTGCGCGCGCCCGCCACCGTCGTCGACCCCATCGACGTCTTACCGCCCGCTGCACGCGCTCATGCAGCCGACCTGCGGACCGCGTGTGACCTGCGGCTGGACGCCGACGTAGGGCTGCCCGAGCAGGTGCTGACCGAAGTGGAGACCGCCGCGACCGTTCTGGCCCGCCTGGTCACCCATCCGAACGGGACACCGACCTGGCGGCGGTGGATCGAGCAGTTCTCCGAGCGCTACGGCGAGAACACCACGGTACCGGTGGAGGTGGCCACGGATCCCGACCGGGGCGTGGGCTTCCCGGCCGGGTTCGTGACGGCGAGCGAACCGCCTCGGCCGATGTCCCGGCGTGACCGCCTGCTGCTGGAGCTGGCCGGCACCGCCGCCGCCGAAGGCAGCCGGACCGTCGCAGTGACCGGGGCGGTGATCGAGGAACTGGAAGCAGCGGCCGGCGCCAAACCTCACGACCTGGCGCCCCACCTCGAACTGGCCGCGCAGGTCCACGCGCCCTCTGTCCCGGCCCTGGACCGGGGCGACTTCCGGCTGCGCGTGTTGACCGTCTCCCGCTCGGCCGGATCGATGACCGGCCGGTTCTGGCACCTGTTCCCCGGCACCGAGACGGCGTACGCGAACCTGCCCACGGTCGATCCGCAGGCGGAACTCGCGCAGCTCTCCTTCCACGCCGGGCGTGTGCTGGCCGACCTGCTCACCCGTGCGCCCCAGGCCCTGCCCCGCGTCGTCAGCGTCGGCGAATTCCGCCGCCCCGCCCCGCACGTCCTCTTTCCCCGCGACCTGTCGGTCACCCTCGCGGACGGCCGCCCTCAGCTGGTGGAAACGGCGACGGGCAAGCCGCTGGAGCTGCTGGCCCCCACCGCCATCAACTTCCTGTGGAACAACTACACCCCGCCGATGGCCCGCTTCCTCGGCGAGATCAGCCGGGCCGCCTCCCCTCAGGTGACCTGGTTCGACTGGGGCGCCGCCTGGACCCTGCCCTTCACCCCGGCCCTCACCTACCGGCGCACCATCCTCACCGCCGCCCGGTGGAAGATCCGCAGCCGCACGCTGCCCGCCCGCACCGCCCCCATCCAGCAGTGGGCGGACCAACTCCACGCCTGGCGCTCTCGGTTCCGGGTGCCCGAACGAGTCCTGCTCGCCGAGGACGACCAGCAGCTTCCCCTCGACCTCAGCCGCGACGTCGACCTGGACCTCCTGCGCGCACACCTGGACGCCAGCCCCTTCGGCATCGCCACCCTGCACGAGGCACCCCCGCCCGACGCTGACGGGTGGATCGGCGACCGGGCCCACAGCATCGTCGTCCCCCTGGCCAGGCGCTCATGA
- a CDS encoding lanthionine synthetase C family protein, with the protein MTVPRTQDLSEDALGMALLNIERRDLATARRHLTQATVRGVSTGSNASLFHGAPALEFVLARAHGAGDDVRAAVDRVVDARLAAAHRRKAAGALPHLAEWDLIRGMTGLAALLLSRRPIAPRLPDVLACLVALAHPVRGDGRMLPGWWSAVGPDGKEMADGHGNNGLAHGIAGPLAVLSLALRAEVSVPGQEEAVGTFATWLDRHGAHYWSTAAHLDADQPPAAKPARQSWCYGQPGIARAQQLAALALGDIARRRAAEDTVATILTDPLRLARITDSTLCHGWAGLLMLTRAVAADSPAPDRFTPIIQDLHRRLAIGWKHLPKPGFMEGRAGAQLALQAADTTGWSRALLLT; encoded by the coding sequence ATGACCGTGCCCCGCACGCAGGACCTGTCCGAGGACGCCCTGGGGATGGCCCTGCTCAACATCGAGCGCCGTGACCTGGCCACCGCCCGCCGCCACCTCACCCAGGCCACCGTCCGAGGAGTGAGCACCGGCAGCAACGCATCCCTCTTCCACGGCGCACCCGCCCTGGAATTCGTCCTGGCCCGCGCCCACGGGGCTGGCGACGACGTCCGTGCGGCCGTCGACCGCGTCGTGGACGCCCGGCTCGCCGCCGCCCACCGTCGCAAGGCGGCCGGCGCGCTGCCCCACCTCGCCGAATGGGACCTCATCCGCGGCATGACCGGGCTCGCCGCACTGCTGCTGTCCCGCCGCCCGATCGCGCCCCGGCTACCCGACGTGCTCGCCTGCCTCGTCGCGCTCGCCCACCCCGTCCGCGGTGACGGCCGGATGCTGCCCGGGTGGTGGTCGGCCGTCGGCCCTGACGGGAAGGAGATGGCCGACGGACACGGCAACAACGGCTTGGCCCACGGCATCGCGGGGCCTTTAGCCGTGCTCTCCCTCGCCCTGCGCGCCGAAGTCAGCGTCCCCGGACAGGAGGAGGCCGTCGGCACATTCGCCACCTGGCTCGACCGGCACGGCGCCCACTACTGGTCCACCGCAGCACACCTGGACGCCGACCAGCCGCCCGCAGCGAAACCGGCCCGCCAGTCCTGGTGCTACGGCCAGCCCGGCATCGCCCGCGCCCAACAGCTCGCCGCGCTCGCCCTCGGCGACATCGCCCGCCGCCGGGCGGCTGAGGACACCGTCGCGACCATCCTGACCGACCCGCTGCGGCTCGCCCGGATCACCGACTCCACGCTCTGCCACGGCTGGGCCGGGCTGCTGATGCTCACCCGCGCGGTCGCCGCCGACAGCCCCGCACCCGACCGCTTCACCCCGATCATCCAGGACCTGCACCGACGGCTGGCCATCGGCTGGAAGCACCTGCCCAAGCCCGGCTTCATGGAAGGCCGCGCCGGCGCCCAACTCGCCCTGCAGGCCGCCGATACCACCGGCTGGAGCCGCGCCCTCCTGCTCACCTGA